Proteins from one Streptomyces sp. NBC_00289 genomic window:
- a CDS encoding FGGY-family carbohydrate kinase produces MGIVAGLDSSPEFTRIVVCDADTGAVLRQGYAPHPLDGAEASGRPADVDPQAWLLSLGEAAGGGLLEGVQAIGVSAQQNAVVPLDSQGNTVRPAMVGGDRRAQVAAADLVDALGGREAWAQAVGCVPQAAQPVTKLRWLAKNEPDAAARTSVLLQAHDWLVWQLLGRPVRRTTDRGGASGTGYWSAAIGGYRPELVELALGHQAMLPEVIGPSDAAGTTPEGLLISAGTGETMAAAFGLGLGFGDAVVSLGASGSVMAVHPEALVDQSGMITALADATGMHLPVVTTLNAVRTLRGTAELLGLSDLESLSDLAMKSTPGSHGLVFLPYLEGERTPNLPHTAGTLAGLRRESMKAEHLARAAFEGMLCGLADALDVLRGRGVEVRRIFLLGAAAELPAVQAAAPALFGVQVVVPQPADYAAIGAARQAAWALGVSQGTLDPRNPPAWQGAAAQVLDPGEDLAVGQAVRQQYVSVREQTHPGAFRV; encoded by the coding sequence ATGGGGATAGTCGCCGGGTTGGACAGCTCACCCGAATTCACTCGTATCGTCGTCTGCGACGCGGACACCGGAGCCGTGCTCCGGCAGGGATATGCGCCGCATCCGCTCGATGGCGCCGAGGCCAGTGGGCGGCCTGCCGACGTCGATCCGCAGGCCTGGCTGCTGTCCCTCGGTGAGGCCGCCGGGGGCGGGCTCCTCGAAGGCGTGCAGGCCATCGGTGTGTCCGCGCAGCAGAACGCGGTCGTACCGCTGGACTCGCAGGGCAACACCGTGCGGCCGGCGATGGTCGGCGGGGACCGGCGGGCGCAGGTCGCGGCCGCCGATCTGGTCGACGCGCTCGGTGGACGCGAGGCGTGGGCGCAGGCGGTGGGCTGTGTGCCGCAGGCCGCGCAGCCGGTGACCAAGCTGCGCTGGCTGGCCAAGAACGAACCCGACGCCGCCGCGCGCACCTCCGTACTGCTCCAGGCGCACGACTGGCTGGTGTGGCAGCTCCTGGGGCGGCCGGTGCGCAGAACCACCGACCGGGGCGGCGCCTCCGGTACCGGCTACTGGTCGGCGGCGATCGGCGGCTACCGGCCGGAACTGGTCGAGCTGGCGCTCGGTCACCAGGCCATGCTGCCCGAGGTGATCGGCCCGTCCGACGCGGCCGGTACGACCCCGGAGGGCCTGCTGATCTCCGCCGGGACCGGCGAGACGATGGCCGCGGCCTTCGGGCTCGGGCTCGGTTTCGGTGACGCGGTCGTGTCGCTGGGGGCCTCCGGGTCCGTGATGGCCGTCCATCCCGAGGCGCTCGTCGACCAGAGCGGGATGATCACGGCGCTGGCCGACGCGACCGGCATGCACCTTCCGGTCGTCACCACGCTCAACGCCGTACGTACGCTGCGCGGGACCGCCGAGCTGCTCGGCCTTTCCGATCTGGAGAGCCTGTCCGATCTGGCGATGAAGTCGACACCGGGCTCGCACGGGCTCGTTTTCCTGCCCTACCTGGAGGGTGAACGGACGCCGAATCTGCCGCACACCGCCGGAACCCTGGCGGGTCTGCGCCGGGAGTCGATGAAGGCGGAGCATCTGGCGCGGGCGGCGTTCGAGGGCATGCTGTGCGGGCTCGCGGACGCGCTCGACGTGCTGCGCGGCCGGGGCGTCGAGGTGCGGCGGATCTTCCTCCTCGGCGCGGCCGCCGAGCTGCCCGCCGTACAGGCCGCCGCGCCCGCACTGTTCGGGGTGCAGGTCGTGGTCCCGCAGCCGGCGGACTACGCGGCGATCGGTGCGGCCCGGCAGGCGGCCTGGGCGCTCGGTGTGTCGCAGGGCACACTCGACCCGCGTAACCCGCCGGCCTGGCAGGGTGCGGCCGCGCAGGTGCTGGACCCCGGCGAGGACCTCGCCGTAGGGCAGGCGGTGCGCCAGCAGTACGTGTCGGTGCGGGAACAGACCCATCCGGGAGCGTTCCGCGTATAG
- the dnaG gene encoding DNA primase, with protein MAGRINDEDVKAVRDAVPIDAVVSEYLQLRNAGGGNLKGLCPFHDEKSPSFQVSPSKGLFHCFGCQEGGDTITFVMKVDHLTFSESVERLAAQAGITLRYEEGGYNPAHQRGERIRLVEAHKVAADWYVEQLATSPEADTGRKFLAERGFDQAAADHFGVGYSPQGWDHLTRHLRGKGFTDKELLLSGLAQEGRRGPIDRFRGRLMWPIRDIGGEVVGFGARKLYESDNGPKYLNTPDTAIYRKSQVLYGIDLAKKDIAKSSRAVVVEGYTDVMACHLAGVTTAIATCGTAFGTDHIKILRRLLMDNGSARVIFTFDGDAAGQKAALRAFEDDQKFAAETYIAIAPDNMDPCDLRLAKGDEAVADLVQPRTPLFEFALRQIVVRYDLDTPAGRAAALDEAAPIVARIKNSGAQHEVAVQLAGMLGILDTQFVVKRVAQLARWARDRGGKGPAPAHSDPRQYDGGPRATASGPALNLRNPVYATERELLKLALQRPDLVSPAFDAYGADEFTAPVYAAVRQAVQEAGGAEYGTQDPQEYLVRVREAAPDNTVRAMVTELAVEAIMRKTVDDNYAGDQLVTVRRRAVERRVRDIQSTLARLDTHSDPAQLAAVQNELWVLQQYDQALRVQGAAAL; from the coding sequence GTGGCAGGACGGATCAACGACGAGGACGTGAAGGCGGTACGGGACGCGGTCCCGATCGACGCCGTCGTCTCCGAGTACCTCCAGCTGCGCAACGCGGGCGGCGGAAACCTCAAGGGCCTGTGCCCCTTCCACGACGAGAAGTCGCCGTCCTTCCAGGTCAGCCCGAGCAAGGGTCTCTTCCACTGCTTCGGCTGCCAGGAGGGCGGCGACACCATCACGTTCGTGATGAAGGTCGACCACCTCACCTTCTCCGAGTCGGTCGAGCGCCTGGCCGCCCAGGCCGGCATCACCCTGCGCTACGAGGAGGGCGGCTACAACCCCGCCCACCAGCGCGGCGAGCGGATCCGCCTGGTCGAGGCCCACAAGGTGGCCGCCGACTGGTACGTGGAGCAGCTGGCGACCAGCCCGGAGGCCGACACCGGGCGCAAGTTCCTCGCCGAGCGCGGGTTCGACCAGGCCGCCGCCGACCACTTCGGCGTCGGTTACAGCCCGCAGGGCTGGGACCACCTCACCCGTCACCTCCGCGGCAAGGGCTTCACCGACAAGGAACTCCTCCTGTCCGGCCTCGCCCAGGAGGGCCGCCGCGGCCCCATCGACCGCTTCCGTGGCCGGCTGATGTGGCCGATCCGGGACATCGGCGGCGAGGTCGTCGGCTTCGGCGCGCGCAAGCTGTACGAGTCGGACAACGGCCCCAAGTACCTCAACACCCCCGACACCGCGATCTACCGCAAGTCCCAGGTCCTCTACGGCATCGACCTGGCGAAGAAGGACATCGCCAAGTCCAGCCGCGCGGTCGTGGTCGAGGGCTACACCGACGTCATGGCCTGCCACCTCGCCGGTGTCACCACCGCCATCGCGACCTGCGGTACCGCGTTCGGCACCGACCACATCAAGATCCTGCGCCGCCTGCTGATGGACAACGGCAGCGCCCGCGTGATCTTCACCTTCGACGGCGACGCGGCCGGCCAGAAGGCGGCCCTGCGCGCCTTCGAGGACGACCAGAAGTTCGCCGCCGAGACGTACATCGCGATCGCGCCGGACAACATGGACCCCTGCGACCTGCGCCTCGCCAAGGGCGACGAGGCGGTCGCCGACCTGGTCCAACCCCGTACCCCGCTCTTCGAGTTCGCGCTCCGCCAGATCGTCGTCCGCTACGACCTCGACACTCCCGCGGGCCGTGCCGCCGCCCTCGACGAGGCTGCCCCGATCGTCGCCCGGATCAAGAACAGCGGCGCCCAGCACGAGGTCGCGGTGCAGCTCGCCGGCATGCTCGGCATCCTCGACACACAGTTCGTCGTCAAGCGGGTCGCGCAGTTGGCCCGCTGGGCCCGCGACCGCGGCGGCAAGGGACCGGCGCCCGCGCACAGCGACCCCCGGCAGTACGACGGCGGACCCCGGGCCACCGCGTCCGGTCCGGCGCTCAACCTCCGCAACCCCGTCTACGCCACCGAGCGGGAACTCCTCAAACTCGCCCTCCAGCGCCCGGACCTCGTCTCCCCGGCCTTCGACGCGTACGGCGCCGACGAGTTCACCGCCCCCGTCTACGCGGCCGTACGCCAGGCCGTCCAGGAGGCGGGCGGCGCCGAGTACGGCACCCAGGACCCGCAGGAGTACCTGGTCCGGGTCCGCGAGGCAGCCCCCGACAACACCGTCCGCGCGATGGTCACGGAGCTGGCGGTCGAGGCGATCATGCGCAAGACGGTCGACGACAACTACGCGGGCGACCAGCTCGTCACCGTCCGCCGCCGTGCCGTCGAGCGCCGCGTCCGCGACATCCAGAGCACCCTCGCCCGCCTGGACACCCACAGCGACCCGGCCCAACTGGCCGCCGTACAGAACGAACTGTGGGTCCTCCAGCAGTACGACCAGGCCCTCCGGGTCCAGGGCGCGGCCGCGCTCTGA
- a CDS encoding deoxyguanosinetriphosphate triphosphohydrolase, with amino-acid sequence MAGTAPPAPPAHEHHLPPPGYDPTSVDRWAAEPDKRPGRTAFQRDRARILHSSALRRLAGKTQVVTPGTRSQVWDASPRTRLTHSLECAQVGRELGAALGCDPDLVEAACLSHDLGHPPFGHNGEQALNEFAEDCGGFEGNAQSLRLLTRIEPKRFVRSEETGDLVSVGLNLTRATLDAATKYPWPRGAHPTEPRSPKFGVYEDDRPVFDWLRKEAPGGRTTFEAQVMDWSDDVAYSVHDVEDGLHAGHIDPNCLHAEPERQQVFAVAVGRYVPVDTDPAELAEALDRLQDQEWWPHGYDGTAVAQARLKDATSQLIGRFCLAAEGATRAAYGSGRLTRYAAELVVPRAARLECAVLKAVADRYVMQRAEQERLRADQRIVVAELAEALTARAPDGLDPQFRALFDAAFDDRARKRVIVDQIASLTDASARSLHAHLTGRP; translated from the coding sequence ATGGCAGGCACCGCACCCCCCGCACCCCCGGCGCACGAGCACCACCTCCCACCCCCCGGCTACGACCCGACGTCAGTCGACCGCTGGGCCGCGGAGCCCGACAAACGCCCCGGCCGCACCGCCTTCCAGCGCGACCGCGCCCGGATCCTGCACTCGTCCGCGCTCAGAAGACTCGCCGGCAAGACCCAGGTCGTGACCCCCGGCACCCGGAGCCAGGTCTGGGACGCCAGCCCCCGCACCCGGCTCACCCACTCCCTGGAGTGCGCCCAGGTCGGCCGTGAGCTGGGTGCCGCCCTCGGCTGCGACCCCGACCTCGTCGAGGCGGCCTGTCTCTCCCACGACCTCGGCCACCCGCCCTTCGGCCACAACGGCGAGCAGGCGCTGAACGAGTTCGCGGAGGACTGCGGCGGCTTCGAGGGCAACGCCCAGTCCCTGCGCCTGCTGACCAGGATCGAGCCGAAGCGTTTCGTGCGGTCCGAGGAGACGGGCGACCTCGTCAGTGTCGGCCTCAACCTCACCCGGGCCACCCTGGACGCCGCCACCAAGTACCCCTGGCCCCGCGGCGCCCACCCCACCGAGCCCAGGTCCCCGAAGTTCGGCGTGTACGAGGACGACCGGCCGGTCTTCGACTGGCTTCGCAAGGAGGCCCCCGGCGGCCGCACCACCTTCGAGGCGCAGGTCATGGACTGGTCCGACGACGTGGCCTACTCGGTGCACGACGTCGAGGACGGCCTGCACGCCGGTCACATCGACCCCAACTGCCTGCACGCGGAGCCGGAACGCCAACAGGTCTTCGCCGTCGCCGTCGGCCGGTACGTGCCCGTGGACACGGACCCCGCCGAGCTCGCCGAGGCCCTCGACCGCCTTCAGGACCAGGAGTGGTGGCCGCACGGATACGACGGGACGGCTGTCGCCCAGGCCCGCCTCAAGGACGCCACCAGCCAGCTCATCGGCCGGTTCTGCCTGGCCGCCGAGGGCGCCACCCGCGCCGCGTACGGCAGCGGCCGGCTCACGCGCTACGCCGCCGAACTCGTCGTACCGCGGGCGGCCCGACTGGAGTGCGCGGTCCTCAAGGCCGTCGCCGACCGGTACGTCATGCAACGCGCCGAGCAGGAGCGGCTCCGCGCCGACCAGCGGATCGTGGTCGCCGAGCTCGCCGAGGCGCTGACCGCCCGCGCGCCGGACGGCCTGGACCCCCAGTTCCGCGCCCTGTTCGACGCGGCCTTCGACGACCGGGCCCGCAAGCGCGTGATCGTCGACCAGATCGCCTCGCTCACCGACGCCTCGGCCCGCTCGCTCCACGCCCACCTGACCGGGCGCCCATGA
- a CDS encoding ABC transporter ATP-binding protein gives MAGPMGRMMAGGGPDQRSMDFKVSGKRLIARFKPERVTIYGLLICVVVSVGLSVIGPKILGKATDLVFAGIVGRQMPAGITKEQALQSMRERGEGSVADMLRSTNFTPGEGIDFGAVGDVLLLALVTFLVAGLLMAVATRLVNRAVNRTMFRMREDVQTKLSRLPLSYFDKRQRGEVLSRATNDIDNIGQTLQQSMGQLINSVLTIIGVLAVMFWVSWLLALVALVTVPLSAFVATRIGKRSQPHFVQQWRTTGKLNAHIEEMYTGHALVKVFGRQEESAAQFAEENDRLYEAGFKAQFNSGIMQPLMLFVSNINYVLVAVVGGLRVASGALSIGDVQAFVQYSRQFSMPLTQVASMANLVQSGVASAERIFELLDAEEQQADPVPGVRPEELRGLVALERVSFRYEPEKPLIEDLSLTVEPGHTVAIVGPTGAGKTTLVNLLMRFYDVSGGRITLDGVDIAKMSRDELRGGIGMVLQDTWLFGGTIAENIAYGASREVTRGEIEEAARAAHADRFVRTLPDGYDTVLDDEGSGVSAGEKQLITIARAFLSDPVILVLDEATSSVDTRTEVLIQKAMAKLAHGRTSFVIAHRLSTIRDADTILVMENGSIVEQGSHTDLLTADGAYARLYKAQFAQAVAEVD, from the coding sequence ATGGCCGGGCCGATGGGGCGGATGATGGCCGGGGGCGGCCCCGACCAGCGTTCGATGGACTTCAAGGTGTCGGGCAAACGCCTGATCGCCCGGTTCAAACCGGAACGCGTCACGATCTACGGGCTGTTGATCTGTGTGGTCGTCAGCGTGGGTCTCAGCGTGATCGGGCCGAAGATCCTCGGCAAGGCGACCGACCTGGTGTTCGCGGGCATCGTCGGACGGCAGATGCCGGCCGGGATCACGAAGGAGCAGGCGCTTCAGTCGATGCGGGAGCGGGGCGAGGGCTCGGTCGCCGACATGCTCCGCAGTACGAACTTCACGCCGGGCGAGGGCATCGACTTCGGCGCGGTCGGGGACGTACTCCTGCTCGCGCTCGTCACGTTCCTGGTCGCCGGGCTGCTGATGGCGGTGGCGACGCGGCTGGTGAACCGGGCCGTGAACCGCACCATGTTCCGGATGCGCGAGGACGTGCAGACGAAGCTGTCGCGGCTGCCGCTGTCGTACTTCGACAAGCGGCAGCGCGGTGAGGTGCTCAGCCGGGCGACGAACGACATCGACAACATCGGCCAGACGCTCCAGCAGTCGATGGGGCAGCTGATCAACTCGGTGCTCACCATCATCGGCGTGCTCGCGGTGATGTTCTGGGTGTCGTGGCTGCTGGCGCTGGTCGCGCTGGTCACCGTGCCGCTGTCGGCCTTCGTCGCCACCCGGATCGGCAAGCGGTCGCAGCCGCACTTCGTGCAGCAGTGGCGGACCACCGGCAAACTCAACGCCCACATCGAGGAGATGTACACCGGGCACGCGCTGGTGAAGGTGTTCGGGCGGCAGGAGGAGTCGGCGGCGCAGTTCGCCGAGGAGAACGACAGGCTGTACGAGGCCGGGTTCAAGGCGCAGTTCAACAGCGGGATCATGCAGCCGCTGATGCTGTTCGTGTCGAACATCAACTACGTGCTGGTGGCGGTCGTCGGCGGGCTGCGGGTGGCGTCCGGCGCGCTGTCCATCGGTGACGTGCAGGCGTTCGTCCAGTACTCGCGGCAGTTCTCGATGCCGTTGACGCAGGTCGCGTCGATGGCGAACCTGGTGCAGTCGGGCGTCGCGTCGGCGGAGCGGATCTTCGAACTCCTGGACGCGGAGGAGCAGCAGGCCGACCCGGTGCCGGGAGTGCGGCCCGAGGAACTGCGCGGGCTGGTGGCGCTGGAGCGCGTCTCGTTCCGCTACGAGCCCGAGAAGCCGCTGATCGAGGACCTCTCGCTGACGGTGGAGCCGGGGCACACGGTCGCGATCGTCGGCCCGACCGGGGCCGGCAAGACGACCCTCGTGAACCTGCTCATGCGGTTCTACGACGTCTCCGGCGGACGCATCACCCTCGACGGCGTCGACATCGCGAAGATGTCCCGGGACGAACTCCGCGGCGGCATCGGGATGGTGCTGCAGGACACCTGGCTGTTCGGCGGCACGATCGCGGAGAACATCGCCTACGGCGCCTCGCGCGAGGTGACGCGCGGGGAGATCGAGGAGGCGGCGCGGGCTGCCCACGCGGACCGGTTCGTGCGGACGCTGCCCGACGGCTACGACACGGTGCTCGACGACGAGGGCTCGGGTGTCAGCGCCGGTGAGAAGCAACTGATCACCATCGCGCGGGCGTTCCTGTCCGACCCGGTGATCCTGGTGCTCGACGAGGCGACCAGCTCCGTGGACACCCGGACCGAGGTGCTGATCCAGAAGGCGATGGCCAAGCTCGCGCACGGGCGGACGTCCTTCGTGATCGCGCACCGGCTGTCGACGATCCGGGACGCGGACACGATCCTCGTCATGGAGAACGGCTCGATCGTGGAGCAGGGGTCGCACACCGACCTGCTCACGGCCGACGGCGCGTACGCGCGGCTGTACAAGGCGCAGTTCGCGCAGGCGGTCGCCGAGGTCGACTGA
- a CDS encoding RNA polymerase sigma factor yields MPESSERGRSVPHGSHIPAVPLIAYGTDSGEAADSAPEAALPHTSAAIILEVAPVQTQTLTQTDSTTDGTEPDAETDVLDAVPPQNRVAHHPETAETAETAETAETAETAETEPDDPPADALENAEPETPEPVEPPESARVRPDTGAPSSDLFRQYLREIGRIPLLTAAEEVDLARRVEAGLFAEEKLTSTPDLDSGLALDLDRLIVLGRMAKRRLIEANLRLVVSVAKRYVGRGLTMLDLVQEGNLGLIRAVEKFDYARGYKFSTYATWWIRQAMSRALADQARTIRVPVHVVELINRVVRVQRRMLQERGYEPTPEEVAAHLDLLPERVSEVLRLAQEPVSLHAPVGEEDDVALGDLIEDGDAASPVESAAFLLLREHLEAVLSTLGERERKVVQLRYGLVDGRPRTLEEIGRIFGVTRERIRQIESKTLNKLRDHAFADQLRGYLD; encoded by the coding sequence GTGCCTGAGTCCTCGGAGCGCGGCCGATCCGTCCCCCACGGGTCCCACATCCCCGCGGTTCCGCTCATCGCGTACGGGACGGACAGCGGCGAGGCCGCCGACTCCGCCCCCGAAGCAGCGCTGCCGCACACCTCAGCAGCGATCATCCTGGAGGTCGCCCCCGTGCAGACCCAGACCCTCACCCAGACCGACAGCACCACGGACGGCACGGAACCGGACGCGGAAACCGACGTTCTCGACGCGGTGCCCCCGCAGAACCGTGTCGCGCACCATCCCGAGACGGCAGAGACGGCAGAGACGGCAGAGACGGCAGAGACGGCCGAGACGGCAGAGACGGAGCCGGACGACCCTCCCGCCGACGCGCTGGAGAACGCGGAGCCCGAGACCCCCGAGCCCGTCGAACCCCCCGAGTCGGCCCGGGTCCGGCCCGACACCGGTGCCCCCTCCTCGGACCTGTTCCGCCAGTACCTGCGGGAGATCGGCCGCATCCCGCTGCTCACCGCGGCCGAGGAGGTCGACCTGGCCCGCCGGGTCGAGGCCGGCCTGTTCGCCGAGGAGAAGCTCACCAGCACGCCCGACCTGGACAGCGGTCTCGCCCTCGACCTGGACCGGCTGATCGTCCTGGGCCGGATGGCCAAGCGCCGCCTCATCGAGGCGAACCTGCGGCTGGTCGTCTCCGTCGCCAAGCGGTACGTCGGCCGCGGCCTGACCATGCTCGACCTGGTCCAGGAGGGCAACCTGGGCCTCATCCGCGCCGTGGAGAAGTTCGACTACGCCCGCGGCTACAAGTTCTCCACGTACGCCACCTGGTGGATCCGCCAGGCCATGTCCCGCGCCCTCGCCGACCAGGCCCGCACCATCCGCGTCCCGGTCCACGTCGTCGAACTCATCAACCGCGTCGTCCGCGTCCAGCGCCGCATGCTCCAGGAACGCGGCTACGAGCCGACCCCGGAAGAGGTCGCCGCCCACCTCGATCTGCTGCCCGAGCGGGTCAGCGAGGTGCTCCGCCTCGCCCAGGAGCCGGTCTCCCTGCACGCGCCGGTCGGCGAGGAGGACGACGTCGCCCTCGGCGACCTGATCGAGGACGGCGACGCGGCCTCACCGGTGGAGTCGGCGGCGTTCCTGCTGCTCAGGGAGCACCTGGAGGCGGTCCTCTCCACCCTCGGCGAGCGTGAGCGCAAGGTCGTGCAACTCCGCTACGGACTCGTCGACGGCCGCCCCCGCACCCTGGAGGAGATCGGCCGCATCTTCGGGGTCACCCGGGAGCGGATACGGCAGATCGAGTCGAAGACCCTGAACAAGCTCCGCGACCACGCCTTCGCGGACCAGCTGAGGGGCTATCTGGACTGA
- a CDS encoding NAD(P)/FAD-dependent oxidoreductase: MVDADQTFVIIGGGLAGAKAAETLRAEGFTGRVILICDERDHPYERPPLSKGYLLGKEERDSVFVHEPAWYARNDIELHLGQTVDAVDRAAKTVRFGEDGTVVHYDKLLIATGAEPRRLDIPGTDLAGVHHLRRLAHAERLKGVLATLGRDNGHIVIAGAGWIGLEVAAAAREYGAEVTVVEPEPTPLHGVLGPELGNLFAELHREHGVRFHFGARLTEIVGQDGMVLAARTDDGEEHPAHDVLAAVGAAPRTALAEAAGLTLAERTHGGGIAVDERLRTSDPDIYAAGDVASFHHALFGTRLRVEHWANALNGGPAAARSMLGRDLTYDRVPYFFSDQYDVGMEYSGWAPPGSYDEVVIRGDAGKREFIAFWVKHGRVLAGMNVNVWDVTEPIQQLIRSGAPLDTDALADPHVPLGDLTS; encoded by the coding sequence GTGGTCGACGCGGATCAGACATTCGTCATCATCGGAGGCGGCCTGGCCGGCGCGAAAGCGGCCGAGACGCTCCGAGCGGAGGGCTTCACCGGACGCGTGATACTGATCTGCGACGAACGCGACCACCCGTACGAGCGGCCGCCCTTGTCCAAGGGCTATCTGCTGGGCAAGGAGGAACGCGACAGCGTCTTCGTGCACGAGCCCGCCTGGTACGCGCGCAACGACATCGAGCTGCACCTCGGCCAGACCGTCGACGCCGTCGACCGCGCCGCGAAGACGGTCCGCTTCGGCGAGGACGGCACGGTCGTCCACTACGACAAACTGCTGATCGCGACCGGCGCGGAGCCCCGCCGCCTGGACATCCCGGGCACGGACCTGGCGGGCGTCCACCATCTGCGCCGCCTCGCCCACGCCGAGCGGCTCAAGGGCGTCCTGGCCACCCTCGGCCGCGACAACGGCCACATCGTGATCGCGGGCGCCGGCTGGATCGGCCTGGAGGTGGCGGCGGCCGCCCGCGAGTACGGCGCCGAGGTCACCGTCGTCGAGCCCGAGCCGACCCCGCTGCACGGCGTCCTCGGCCCCGAGCTCGGCAACCTCTTCGCCGAGCTGCACCGCGAGCACGGCGTCCGCTTCCACTTCGGCGCGAGGCTGACGGAGATCGTCGGACAGGACGGCATGGTCCTGGCCGCCCGCACCGACGACGGCGAGGAGCACCCCGCGCACGACGTCCTCGCGGCGGTCGGCGCGGCCCCGCGCACGGCCCTCGCGGAGGCGGCCGGCCTGACGCTGGCCGAGCGGACGCACGGCGGCGGCATCGCGGTCGACGAGCGGCTGCGCACCTCCGACCCCGACATCTACGCGGCCGGTGACGTGGCCTCCTTCCACCACGCCCTCTTCGGCACCCGGCTGCGTGTCGAGCACTGGGCCAACGCCCTCAACGGCGGCCCGGCGGCGGCCCGCTCGATGCTCGGCCGCGACCTCACCTACGACCGCGTGCCCTACTTCTTCTCCGACCAGTACGACGTGGGGATGGAGTACTCCGGCTGGGCGCCCCCGGGGTCGTACGACGAAGTGGTGATCCGGGGAGACGCGGGGAAACGGGAGTTCATCGCGTTCTGGGTGAAGCACGGCCGGGTGCTGGCCGGGATGAACGTGAACGTGTGGGACGTCACAGAGCCCATCCAGCAGCTGATCCGGTCCGGGGCCCCACTGGACACGGACGCACTGGCGGACCCGCACGTTCCGCTGGGCGACCTGACGTCCTGA
- a CDS encoding ABC transporter ATP-binding protein produces MLIRLLRTYLRPYRKPIVLLVLLQFLQTCATLYLPTLNAHIIDSGVVKGDTGYILSFGALMIGISMAQVVCNIGAVYYGARTASAVGRDLRAAVFDRVQSFSAREVGQFGAPSLITRTTNDVQQVQMLALMTFTLLVSAPIMCVGGIILALGLDVPLSGVLVAVVPVLGISVTLIVRRLRPLFRSMQVRLDTVNRVLREQITGNRVIRAFVRDDYEKDRFRKSNAELTDVALGTGRLLALMFPIVMTVVNLSSIAVVWFGAHRIDSGQMQIGDLTAFLAYLMQIVMSVMMATFMFMMVPRAEVCAERVQEVLDTSSSVVPPAAPVRELRRHGHLELRGAGFRYPGAEEPVLKGVDLVALPGETTAVIGSTGSGKSTLLGLVPRLFDATDGEVLVDGESVAGIDPKLLAKTVGLVPQKPYLFAGTVATNLRYGNPDATDEELWHALEVAQAKGFVEGLENGLDAPIAQGGSNVSGGQRQRLAIARTLVQRPEIYLFDDSFSALDYATDAALRAALSRETAEATVVIVAQRVATIRDADRIVVLDEGRVVGTGRHHELMADNETYREIVLSQLTEAEAA; encoded by the coding sequence GTGCTCATACGACTTCTGCGGACCTATCTCAGGCCCTACAGGAAACCCATCGTCCTGCTGGTGCTGCTGCAGTTCCTGCAGACCTGCGCCACCCTCTATCTGCCCACGCTCAACGCGCACATCATCGACAGTGGTGTCGTCAAGGGAGACACCGGCTACATCCTCTCGTTCGGCGCCCTGATGATCGGCATCTCGATGGCGCAGGTCGTCTGCAACATCGGTGCCGTGTACTACGGCGCACGGACCGCCTCGGCGGTGGGCCGGGACCTGCGGGCCGCCGTCTTCGACCGCGTGCAGTCCTTCTCGGCGCGCGAAGTCGGCCAGTTCGGTGCGCCCTCGCTGATCACCCGGACCACGAACGACGTCCAGCAGGTCCAGATGCTGGCCCTGATGACGTTCACCCTTCTGGTGTCCGCGCCGATCATGTGTGTGGGCGGCATCATCCTGGCCCTCGGCCTGGACGTGCCGCTGTCCGGGGTGCTGGTCGCGGTCGTGCCGGTGCTCGGCATCTCCGTGACACTGATCGTGCGCCGGCTGCGCCCGCTGTTCCGGTCCATGCAGGTGCGTCTGGACACCGTGAACCGGGTGCTGCGCGAGCAGATCACCGGCAACCGGGTGATCCGCGCGTTCGTCCGGGACGACTACGAGAAGGACCGTTTCCGGAAGTCCAACGCGGAACTGACCGATGTGGCGCTGGGCACCGGCAGGCTGCTGGCGCTGATGTTCCCGATCGTCATGACGGTGGTGAACCTGTCGTCGATCGCCGTGGTCTGGTTCGGCGCGCACCGCATCGACAGCGGCCAGATGCAGATCGGCGACCTGACCGCGTTCCTCGCCTATCTGATGCAGATCGTGATGTCCGTGATGATGGCCACCTTCATGTTCATGATGGTGCCGCGCGCGGAGGTGTGCGCCGAACGGGTCCAGGAGGTGCTCGACACCTCGTCCAGCGTGGTTCCGCCGGCCGCCCCCGTACGGGAGCTGCGCCGGCACGGCCATCTGGAGCTGCGCGGGGCCGGTTTCCGCTACCCGGGTGCCGAGGAGCCGGTGCTGAAGGGCGTCGACCTGGTGGCCCTGCCGGGCGAGACCACGGCCGTCATCGGCTCGACCGGCAGCGGCAAGTCCACCCTGCTGGGCCTGGTGCCCAGGCTGTTCGACGCCACCGACGGCGAGGTGCTGGTCGACGGGGAGAGCGTGGCGGGCATCGACCCGAAGCTGCTGGCGAAGACGGTCGGCCTGGTGCCGCAGAAGCCGTACCTGTTCGCGGGTACGGTCGCCACCAACCTGCGGTACGGCAATCCGGACGCCACCGACGAGGAGCTGTGGCACGCGCTGGAGGTGGCGCAGGCCAAGGGCTTCGTCGAGGGGCTGGAGAACGGGCTCGACGCCCCGATCGCGCAGGGCGGGAGCAATGTCTCCGGCGGTCAGCGCCAGCGGCTGGCCATCGCCCGTACGCTCGTGCAGCGCCCGGAGATCTACCTCTTCGACGACTCCTTCTCCGCGCTCGACTACGCCACCGACGCGGCCCTGCGGGCGGCGCTGTCCCGGGAGACCGCCGAGGCGACCGTCGTCATCGTCGCGCAGCGCGTGGCGACCATCCGGGACGCCGACCGGATCGTCGTCCTGGACGAGGGCCGGGTCGTCGGCACCGGCCGGCACCACGAGCTCATGGCGGACAACGAGACCTACCGGGAGATCGTGCTCTCCCAGCTGACGGAAGCGGAGGCCGCCTGA